A single region of the Parafrankia irregularis genome encodes:
- a CDS encoding DUF3107 domain-containing protein yields the protein MEVKIGIKHVARELVLESTQSPEAVASLISEAVGGKTGLLTLVDEKGRRVVVPVDALAYVEIAESEARRVGFGTS from the coding sequence GTGGAGGTCAAGATCGGGATCAAGCACGTCGCCCGCGAGCTGGTACTGGAGAGCACCCAGTCACCAGAGGCGGTCGCGTCGCTGATCAGCGAGGCGGTCGGTGGCAAGACCGGACTTCTCACCCTCGTGGACGAGAAGGGGCGCCGGGTCGTCGTCCCGGTGGACGCGCTCGCCTACGTCGAGATCGCGGAGTCCGAGGCCCGCCGGGTCGGTTTCGGCACCAGCTGA
- a CDS encoding TetR/AcrR family transcriptional regulator — MTAEPAAPQSRPGRTPRLPRSARRFQLLGAAREVFVAHGYHAAAMDEIAERAGVSKPVLYQHFPGKLDLYLALVDEHTERLVSAVRAALASTTDNHVRVERSVRAYFDFVNDPSGAHQLVLESDLRSEPAVRQRVEDSFAQCVRAIAATIVVDTGLTQDEADLLAVGLVGQAESGARWWLQRGATIPKERAVEQLVELAWRGIAGYPRQTPYGEAGETPVETTPVEVEAAEPA; from the coding sequence GTGACAGCCGAGCCTGCGGCGCCGCAGTCGCGTCCGGGTCGCACCCCCCGGCTTCCCCGAAGCGCGCGCCGGTTCCAGCTCCTGGGCGCGGCCCGGGAGGTGTTCGTCGCCCACGGGTATCACGCCGCGGCGATGGATGAGATCGCCGAGCGGGCCGGGGTCAGCAAGCCCGTCCTCTACCAGCATTTTCCCGGCAAGCTCGACCTTTACCTGGCATTGGTCGACGAGCACACGGAACGGCTGGTGTCGGCGGTGCGGGCCGCGCTGGCGTCCACGACCGACAACCATGTGCGCGTCGAGCGATCCGTCCGGGCGTATTTCGACTTCGTCAACGACCCCAGCGGTGCGCACCAGCTCGTCCTGGAGTCGGACCTGCGCAGCGAGCCCGCCGTCCGGCAGCGGGTGGAGGACAGCTTCGCGCAGTGCGTGCGCGCGATCGCGGCGACCATCGTCGTGGACACCGGCCTCACCCAGGACGAGGCCGACCTGCTGGCGGTCGGGCTGGTCGGCCAGGCCGAGTCGGGCGCACGCTGGTGGCTGCAGCGCGGCGCCACGATCCCCAAGGAACGCGCCGTGGAGCAGCTGGTGGAGCTGGCCTGGCGGGGAATCGCCGGCTACCCCCGCCAGACGCCCTACGGCGAGGCGGGCGAGACCCCGGTCGAGACCACGCCGGTCGAGGTCGAGGCGGCCGAGCCGGCCTGA